In Nymphaea colorata isolate Beijing-Zhang1983 chromosome 13, ASM883128v2, whole genome shotgun sequence, one DNA window encodes the following:
- the LOC116267037 gene encoding uncharacterized protein At2g29880-like, giving the protein MKDSGPSRENLTWTEPQMDYLVQLLVEQSRIPGMKSAGGLKPKAYTTIEKGMMDRFGPEFTKDKTKNKLKYSKPNLTVMKEMLNTSGFGYDPINKCIEVDPQVWNDYIEKYPNRKKYRGPKVWRYYDEFAEVYGESHATGQNAVTLNNVLETETESLPCTSASQTSPSYMQPDSEQSFTQTLNDGTPLQSPLPTTPTTENPTTNTSTRRSKRNRSTNDDM; this is encoded by the exons ATGAAAGACAGCGGTCCTTCAAGAGAAAATCTTACGTGGACTGAACCACAAATGGATTACTTAGTCCAGCTTCTTGTGGAGCAGTCACGCATCCCTGGCATGAAATCCGCCGGAGGTTTGAAGCCCAAAGCATACACAACTATTGAAAAGGGAATGATGGATAGATTCGGTCCAGAATTCAcgaaagacaaaacaaaaaacaaattgaagtattcCAAACCCAACTTAACAGTGATGAAGGAAATGTTGAACACAAGTGGGTTTGGCTACGACCCAATTAACAAATGCATTGAGGTCGACCCCCAAGTATGGAACGACTACATTGAg aaatatccgAATAGAAAAAAGTACAGAGGGCCAAAAGTATGGAGATACTATGATGAGTTCGCCGAGGTATATGGCGAATCTCATGCAACTGGGCAAAATGCAGTCACATTAAACAACGTGCTAGAAACTGAGACTGAATCACTCCCATGTACATCTGCATCTCAGACATCACCTTCGTACATGCAGCCTGATAGTGAACAGTCATTTACACAAACGCTTAATGATGGTACTCCCCTACAATCGCCACTACCTACAACTCCTACAACTGAGAATCCGACAACCAATACAAGTACACGTAGGTCAAAACGGAACAGGTCAACCAATGATGACATGTAG
- the LOC116267242 gene encoding uncharacterized protein LOC116267242 yields MIDFDMFDDDDERVFFIIRMVFVFIFFWLKDRPSSRRIVHLFRDAGTSFVQLMLRGHPRNCLDLLRMEGHTYMRLCNILRDRNLLEDARDITVEEQVAILLSTIGHNERNRVVQNMFQHSGQTISKYVSLVLRAICILGKDYVRRPNDEMMPAHIRHSKRFFPYFENCLGAIDGTHIPAWVPFSDQARFRNRKCFVSQNVMAVVGLDTRFHYVLAGWEGSAIDSRVLYNALDHETDPFVVPEGQRR; encoded by the exons atgattgattttgacATGTTCGATGATGACGATGAACGAGTGTTTTTCATCATTCGAATGGTTtttgtcttcatcttcttttggttAAAAGACCGACCATCATCTAGGAGGATTGTTCATCTATTTCGAGATGCTGGTACATCTTTTGTCCAACTAATGCTTCGCGGTCATCCTAGAAATTGTTTGGACTTACTCCGTATGGAAGGGCATACATATATGAGACTGTGTAACATTCTAAGGGATAGAAATTTGTTGGAGGATGCTCGTGACATTACCGTAGAAGAACAAGTAGCAATATTGCTTTCGACAATTGGACATAATGAACGGAATCGTGTTGTTCAAAATATGTTTCAACATTCCggacaaacaataagtaaatatgtcagcCTAGTGCTACGAGCGATATGTATACTGGGTAAGGATTACGTTCGCCGGCCCAATGATGAGATGATGCCAGCACATATTCGACATTCTAAAcgattctttccatattttgaG AATTGTTTAGGAGCAATCGATGGCACACATATACCTGCTTGGGTCCCTTTTTCAGATCAAGCAAGGTTTCGCAATAGAAAATGTTTCGTTTCTCAAAACGTCATGGCTGTAGTCGGCCTAGATACTAGATTCCACTACGTTTTGGCTggatgggaaggaagtgcaaTAGACTCAAGAGTATTGTACAATGCACTAGATCATGAAACAGACCCATTTGTTGTTCCAGAAG gACAACGAAGATGA